Below is a window of Thermodesulfobacteriota bacterium DNA.
GAGGCCGTGGGGTTGGACGACGACGAGGGAGGATGGAGATGGCGCGCTACTGGCTGCTGAAGACCGAGCCGGAGGAGTACTCCTTCGGCGACCTGGTGCGGGAGGGCAGGGGGCTCTGGGATGGGGTGCGAAACCCCCAGGCCCAGGCGGGCCTGGGGGCCATGGCGCCCGGGGACCGCGCCGCGGTGTACCACACCGGGCGGGAGCGGGCGGCCGTGGGCGTGGCCGAGGTCGCGGCCCCCCCGCGCCCCGACCCGGCGGAGCCCCGCTGTGCGGCCGTGGAGCTCGTGCCCGTGGGCTGGCTGGAGCGGCCGGTGACCCTGGGGGAGCTTCGGGCGGAGGCGGAGTTCGCGGGCTCGCCGCTCCTTCGCCAGCCGCGCCTGTCGGTGGTCCCCCTCACCGAGGGGCAGTGGAAGCGGCTGCTGGCCCTGGGAGGGCTGCCGGGCGCAGCGGGTCCACGCCCACCCCGTCGGCCCAGTGACCCCTCTTCGAGGTGACGGGGACGAGTCGCCCCAGCGGGCGGCGATACCCTGGGTTCCGTTTCGAGCCCCGTGGGTTCGCGTCACGGCGAAGTTGTCGGCGAACCGCCTGTCTCGCCCGTAGGGGCGCACAGCCGTGCGCCCGCCCCGAGGCACGACCGCCACTCCCTCGCGGGCGCACGCCGTGCGCCCCTACGCTGGTCCGGGACACCCAGTGGTGGGCTGTGTCCGGCCGGGTCGCGTCACGGCGCTCCCTCGGGATGGACGAGAAGCCAGGAGCCCAGGGCGAACCGCCCCGTGGGGCCGTGGCGAAGGGTGACCAGAACCCGGTTGAGCCGCCGGCTCAGGATGGCGTCGCCCTGGGCCTCGATCCGGCCGCCGGCGGGATCGAACCGGCTCTCCCGACGCCCCAGTTCGCTGACGAACACGTTGACGGTGTCCGGCCGGTACTCGTGGGGTTCGGCTACCGCCGCCGAGAGGCGGGCGGGCAGGGCGCCCCCCGGCACCGGACCCGCAGGGGGTGTCTGGTCGCTCAGGACCAGGGGCAGATAGCCCATCCGCTCGGTAAAGGTGGCCATCTCCGCCACCGTGCCCACCACCGCGAAGCGGGGCAGCCACAAGGGATCGTGGCCCCGGCCCAGGGCCCCGGCGTCCTGGGAGAACCCCAGGGCGAAGCCGGCCTCCCGGGCCTCGCGCAGCACGGTGTCGTTGTACTCCCCGTAGGGGTACGCGACCCACCGGGCGTCGATGCCCCGGCGCTTCAGGCGCTCGGCTCCCTCCCGCAGCTCTTCTCGAATCCGCCGCACGTAGGCCTCGGCCGGCTCCCCCTGCTCGGGGGCGCCCAGGCGCAGGTGGCGGTGGCCGTGGGCGCCGAAGCTCGCGCCGGCCCCCGCCAGCTCGCCCACCATCTCCCAGGTCATGTAGTCCGGGTACCCCCGGTCCAGGGCCTCGGTGGGGAGCAGCACGGTAAAGGGATGGCCGAACTCCCGCAGCACGGGAAGGGCGTTCTCGTACACGCTGCGGTACCCGTCGTCGAAGTGGATCGCCACCGCCCGCTCCGGCAGGGGCTCCCCGCGGAGCAGGAACGCCTCCAGGCGCTCCGTGGAGACCACGGTGAAGCCGTTGTCCCGCAGCCACTGGAGCTGGGCCCGGAAGGCCTCGGTGGAGACGTTGGTGGAGGGATGGCGGGTGTCGCCCACCCGGTGGTACAGGAGCACCCGGGCGTGGGGCGGCTCGGCGGGAGCGTTCGCGGGGATCAGGCCCGCCGCCGCGCCGGGCGCTCGAAGAGCCAGGGCAAGCCCCAGGGCAAGCAGGCCCCCCGCGAGCGCCCCGCGCCAGACCGAAGACAGGGGATTCCAGGCCTCTCGACCCACGCACGCGCCTCCCTTCCGGACGAATCTTCCGAGAACCCACCGGATTTTGTCCGGCCGTCCCCGCCCCTGTCAAACCCTCGCCCGGGCGAGACGCCAGGTGAGACCGCTTGCCACCCAGGTTGTGGCTGGTGGCCCCCGCTTCCTCTTCTCGCCGGCCGCTCTTCCGTGATAGGTTTCCTGCGCTCGCCCGGACCCGGGCATTTGCGCTGCCGGCGCTCCGTTTCCCGAGGAGGAACCCCGTGCCCCTCCACGTCGTCGACCACCCTTTGGTGCGCCACAAGCTCGGGCTCTTGCGGCGCGTCGATACGAGCACCTCGAAGTTTCGGGACCTCACCCGGGAGATCACCGCGCTCCTCACCTACGAGGCCTTCCGGGGCCTGGAGACCGAGAAGGTGCAGGTGCAGGGGTGGGCCGGGCCGGTGGAGGTGGACAAGATCTCGGGCAAGAAGGTGGCGGTGGTG
It encodes the following:
- a CDS encoding EVE domain-containing protein, with the translated sequence MARYWLLKTEPEEYSFGDLVREGRGLWDGVRNPQAQAGLGAMAPGDRAAVYHTGRERAAVGVAEVAAPPRPDPAEPRCAAVELVPVGWLERPVTLGELRAEAEFAGSPLLRQPRLSVVPLTEGQWKRLLALGGLPGAAGPRPPRRPSDPSSR
- a CDS encoding polysaccharide deacetylase family protein, with product MGREAWNPLSSVWRGALAGGLLALGLALALRAPGAAAGLIPANAPAEPPHARVLLYHRVGDTRHPSTNVSTEAFRAQLQWLRDNGFTVVSTERLEAFLLRGEPLPERAVAIHFDDGYRSVYENALPVLREFGHPFTVLLPTEALDRGYPDYMTWEMVGELAGAGASFGAHGHRHLRLGAPEQGEPAEAYVRRIREELREGAERLKRRGIDARWVAYPYGEYNDTVLREAREAGFALGFSQDAGALGRGHDPLWLPRFAVVGTVAEMATFTERMGYLPLVLSDQTPPAGPVPGGALPARLSAAVAEPHEYRPDTVNVFVSELGRRESRFDPAGGRIEAQGDAILSRRLNRVLVTLRHGPTGRFALGSWLLVHPEGAP